The Lytechinus pictus isolate F3 Inbred chromosome 15, Lp3.0, whole genome shotgun sequence genome contains a region encoding:
- the LOC135156875 gene encoding prokineticin receptor 1-like, translating into MASANSYQPDEDDDYIQVMEVYPSQNHYGVVNPYYYSDYYDNLNSTLGFDYPNPYSVDMSAKVILSMSYTLMILICGTGNLLLCCVIYRFKRMRTVTNLLIGNLALSDFLVAAVVAPFNFYYYLHQTWPFGRAMCVIVGYLKAVSLYVSVNSLLIIAIDR; encoded by the coding sequence ATGGCGTCGGCCAATTCCTACCAACCCGACGAGGATGACGACTATATCCAGGTGATGGAGGTCTACCCCTCCCAGAACCACTACGGCGTCGTCAACCCCTACTATTACTCGGATTACTACGACAACTTGAACTCGACGTTGGGTTTTGACTACCCGAATCCTTACAGCGTCGACATGTCAGCAAAAGTGATATTAAGCATGAGTTATACGCTAATGATACTGATATGCGGGACGGGCAACCTTTTGTTGTGTTGTGTGATCTACCGCTTCAAGCGAATGCGAACGGTTACTAATTTATTGATAGGAAACCTGGCGCTCTCCGATTTCCTGGTTGCTGCGGTGGTGGCGCCCTTTAACTTTTATTACTATCTACACCAGACGTGGCCGTTTGGCCGAGCTATGTGTGTGATTGTTGGTTATTTGAAAGCAGTTTCGCTCTACGTCTCCGTCAATTCCCTGTTAATCATCGCCATAGACAGGTAa